In Nonlabens agnitus, the DNA window ATCATTTAACCGGATTTTTCGCTTGGGTACTGGATGGACATATGCATTTATGGTTACCTGATAAAATAGGAGAACAGGTGGTAGGAGTGGCTATTTTGATCTTTTTAATAATGTTGATTTCCGGTATCATTTTGTGGTGGCCTAAGCGGCGCAAAGGTTTGAAGCAAAGGCTAAGTTTTCAATGGAAGGATACCACAAGATGGAAGCGCAAGAACTTTGATCTTCATTCTATAGGCGGCTTTTACATATGCGTTTTTGCACTGATTTTTGCGGTTTCTGGCCTAGCTATGTCATACGATTGGTTTCAGGCAGGAATTTATAAAATATTGGGAGGTGAAAAAGAAGTGACCTTTATGATTCCAGATAGCCCATATGAGTTTTCCAATAAAGGAAATGTCCAGCCTATTGACCGATTGCTACCGCAGCTTTGGGAGCAATATCCAGAGGCAGACAATTTTGAAATTCATTATCCTCATGCGCCCACAAGTAGTATCTATGTGGAGGTCTCAAATACTGATGGGGTATATTACGACTCAGATTACCTATTCTTTGACCAGACAACCCTTGCACCGATAACCTCCAAAACAATTTATAGTACGTACAAGGATCTGGAGTTGTCTGATAAAATTTTGCGGATGAATTTTGATATACATGTCGGTGCAATTGCTGGTTTACCAGGTAAAATACTGGCCTTTTTGTTGAGTATTCTCATCGCAAGCCTTCCTGTCACTGGATTTCTTATATATTGGGAAAGTTCAAAAAGAAAGGCAAAAGGAGGTAGCAAGTGTTTTTTTGAAATCATTGCAAAATGGAATTATTTAATGTGTCCTGAAAGGCCGGTTAACCGCCTATTTTTAATGCTTTATTGTGAATCCAAGGTATTTAATTGAAAATTCTTTGATCACGAAAAAAAAGGGAACGCACTGTTTGTAACTGCTGGTAAAATTCGGAAGAAATTTTTTGAGCGCATATGCTAGCACATGCGAGAAATGTTCAACCTATTATCGTTTGATAAGGCAAGTGTAGATAAGCGACGTAAAAGAGCGGTAACAGCAACAATGTTCTACTGTTGTTTTATACTCTTCACGTTAATAAAAAACCAAAACCTTGAGATCGCAAAACCGTTAGTTGGCATCAGGCGTTTGTATGTGCAGATAACCTTAAAACAAAAAAATGAATTTCAAGAACATCTTAAGAGTAGGAATGCTGTCTGCAGCCATCGCTATCGTTTCCTGTGGACCTTCAAAAAGCATGGAAGGTGATAAAATGATGAACAACGAGAAAACCGTCATGGTTGGAGGCGCAGCGATGTATCCTTCTAAAAATATTGTCGAGAATGCCGTGAACTCAAAAGACCACACCACGCTGGTTGCTGCGGTTAAAGCGGCAGACCTAGTGGGTACGCTGCAAGGTGAAGGACCATTTACGGTTTTTGCACCTACTAATGCGGCATTTGACAAACTACCAACAGGCACGGTAGAAAGCCTTTTAAAGCCAGAAAGTAAATCCGCTCTTCAAGGAGTATTGACCTACCATGTGGTGGCAGGTAACTACAGCGCAAAAAAGATAATTGATGCCATCAATCAAAACAACGGATCCTTCACGGTCACCACGGTGAACGGTCAGGAACTTGAGGCGAGCTTAAAAGGTGGTAAAGTCATCTTGACAGATTCAAATGGGGGAACATCCACGGTTACGATTGCAGATGTAAACCAATCGAATGGAGTAATCCATGTAGTAGACACTGTGTTGCTTCCCGCATAAGGAATAGACTGCTTAGTTTTCATGTGAAAAGCCGCCTTTAAAAGGGCGGCTTTTTTATGATCGCTTTTTAATCTTAGGAGGTGTCGTTAAAGGCACAATCTTCTTTTTCCTTGAAATCAGAAGATGGGTGGAGATGATAATAAGCCCAAAATTTAAACGCAGAGGAGTTTGAAGAGGATTACCGTCCTTGACTGCGCTCTGGTATGATGGAAATGTTCCATCCAACTTCAGAAGATCTAAGAGATATGGACTAAATCTTATCTATAATTTCAAAAGAGATTTAGTAGAGTTTTTACCTACCTCTTCAAACTAAAATGCCCTCTAAAACTCCTACCATCCGACATTTGATACTCAAACCAATAGTCACTGGATGGCAAAGGTTCACCATTAAACGTTCCGTTCCAGCCTTGATCGGCAGCTGTCAACCTACCCAATAATTTACCGTAGCGGTCAAAAATAAAGACTTGTGAGGCAGGGTCTGCAACTGCGTTTTCAATATGCCAGGTATCGTTAAATCCATCCCCATTGGGAGTAAAGAATCTAGGGTAATCCAGTATAATCACCGTTTCTGTAGAAACACCGCAACCCGATATATCTCTAACAGTTACCTCATAAGTGCCGGCGTCCAATCCCTCAAAAACATTAGATCGCTGAAAGCTAAACCCATCGATGGAGTATTCAAAGCTGCCTTGCGAACTCAAAACAACCTCTATTGAATTACTGTTTTGGGAAAAATCCTGAACATCGATCCGCTCGATTTCTGGAACTATGGAAGGTACCACGGTAAACTCCCGATAGGTTTCGCATATCACCGTATCGTATTCATTATAAACGGTAACCGAATAACTTCCTGGTTCAGTAATACTAACAAGATTAGTCGTCGACCCTGTGGACCATTCGATACGATCATAGGCACCGTCGAATTCGATTTCTAAACTATTGAGGCTATTACATAATGGATATTCAGTTTCTAGGTCTAGAATGGGCCTAGCAACAAGCTCCACTTGAAATGACGTGGTATCATAACAATCCTCTAAAAGAAAGTTTTCCGAGCGTACAAACACTTCTATTGATTGATCGGTCTCTAATAGGCCAGAAGCTATTTCATTGATACCAGCTTCTGCATCTGTTAGACTTAAATAGTAGGAAACGATCACATCCACTTCAGACTGTCCATTCAATATGGCATCCGTTTGGACATTTAAATCTACGGTAACTGGACCTCCATTTTGATTTTCACAAACCTCTAGCTCATCAGGTGAGTTGGCCACGGGCATTCTATAAACTCCTAAACTAAACGAGGTGACCTCATAACAAGTCTCATTAGCTACATTACTGATGCGGGCAAATACTTCGGTATTTCTATTGTTAACGGTATAATCTGTGGTGATAGGATTAACTTTAGCAATGGCATCTGCGGCCGATTCATAATATTCTATGGTAAAAGATGCCGCTGTCTGATTTCCTAAAATGACCCCATCAAACTCGGTCAGGTCAAAGTCATTAGTCAAAGGCACACTTGGATCCAGGCACAAAAACACATCATCCACAGCATTGGCAACAGGCTGCTGATCAACAATTAGGTTGAAAGATGTTTCGGTAAAACAACTATTTTCTTCGCTAGAACTTAAGCGTGCGGTAATGCGCTCTCCAGTTGATATAAAAGTTTTATCTGCAGTTAATGTAATCTCTGATCCGTCGGTTCTGAAATATCGGATCTCCGCACCTGCTTGACCATTGATAATACCTTGTTCAATTTGTGTGAGGTCAAACTCATATAATCCATCTTGGTCACTGCCACAAGCTCTAAGGTCATCGACAGGCTGCGCTTGCGGTGCAGTTCTAACATTAAACTCCAGCGGTATTTCAACAAAACATGTGGCCGTATTTCCAGCAATCGCGTTGGTTTCTACCCTAGCAGTTAGGGTTTGAGAACCAGTCACAAATGGATTAGGCAATGGTGAGGATAGGGTTGTACCGTTTTGATCGGTATAGGTGATGGAAAACGCCGGATCATTGCCTGTCAATTGGTTTTCTAGATCTGAGGTATCAAACTCGTATAAACCATCGTCATCCGTATCACATTGATCTGGTATTGTAATCGTGACGAGTTCAGGTTGCCGCGTCACATTCAGTGTGATATGATGACCTAAGCCCAAACAGTCATTATCAATCTCGCTATCCGCACGCACGTAGATTTCTTGCTGGTCGCGGTAACCTGCATTCTGATAATTAGACACATCGGCAATCGCATTCAGTTCACGTAGGGCGTCATTCTCATTCCTATAAAACCGAATCACCAACTGCTGTCCAGATGGGAACTGATTTTCAATTTCTGGTACCACGCTACTAAAATCAAATGTCGCAACTCCATCGGTGATATCAGCGCCGTCATCACAAGCGTAAAACTCTCGTAAGAAAGAATCAGGAATCTGTGTGGTGGTTACAGTCAGCTGTATTTCTGCTGTACGATAACAGCCGGCTTGACTTTCTACTCGTGCGAAAACCAGATCACTACTAACCGTTTGATTGGTATAATCGGTTGGATCGGTGATCGAATTAACTCCTTGCTCTGCATCGGTTAAGGAGCTGTAAAAAGTAAAAACCTCGTTGCTGGCATTACTCGAAATCTCTTCTTTGGTTTCCTCGAGGTTAAAAACACTAAAACCATCCTGGTCATCATCACATTGCTCGAGACTGATGACAGGATTTACATTAGGCAGTTCCTCGACCTCGATGGTAAAAGAACCAACCGTCTGGCAGTCATTATTGTCTGGGTTGGAAGCGGTAAAATAAATCTGTTGGGACCTTGTAAGGTTACCATAATTCGCAGGATCTGCAATAGGAGTAGCAAGACCACTATCTTCAAAATAAGCGATGTCAAAAACGGTATTGGAACTATTGGCCAAAAAGCTATTCTCATGAGTGGTAAGATCAAATAGAGTCCTGCCGTCTGCATCGGTTCCCACACTCGTATTATCGCAAAAAACGAGATTAGGAATATCTGCAGCTAGAACAGCGCTTTCAAATACTTGTATATTCGCTTTCGCGAAAGCGGCACAATCATCATTATCATTGTTGGTAACCTGGGCAATAATTTCTTGAGCGGTAAACGTGTTGCTATTGATATAGGCGGTTGGATCTTGAATAGGTGTGTTATTATCCAAGTCCGTCTGAGACGCAAAATAGGTCACGTTGAATTGTGCGGGATCCTGACTGCCTAAAAGAACGCTATTCCATTGAGTGAGATCAAAAGCTGCAAATCCATCATTGTCAACATCGCAAATGGCTATATCCTCAACAGGGTTGGCAACAGGCTGTTCAAAGATTTCGATTTCTTGGGTTTCGGTGCTGGATTCTCCACCCGCATTTACGGTTAATGTCACCTCATAAATCCCTGCAGCGCTATAAATATGTGTGGGATTTTCAACAGTAGAGGTGTTTCCATCGCCAAAATCCCATAACACAGAATCGAAAGTGTCTAGTGAGGAGCTCAACCTAAATTCTGTGGTATCGCCCAAACAAAAATTCTCGCTTTCAAAAGCGACACTGAAAAAACTTTGAATGAAAGGTGGCAACCCTAGCCGTGCAGCACCTTGACCTAAATCGATCGCGTCAAGTTCAAAATTAGCACCAGATCCAAGTACATCAGGATTGTTGATGACACTCAGTGTTTTAATTTGATCGTTTATGGTATCATTAGGCACTCTTGTCGCATAAATCTTACCGTCCGTGGCAAGCTGTAGTGCACCCCAACCACTACCTGGAACAGGATCTGCTAAACGCTTAATGGTCAGGGAAATTTCAAACGGTGTACTTTTTGTGATATCGTATTGAATGATTCCGTTACCAGTAGAATTAATATCAGTAGTGTATAACACCTGACTATTTTGAGAGAATTCGACGCCATAGTTACCACGACTATCAGGTATATTCATAAAATTGGAAACTACACCTGTGCTAGCGTCAAAATCGACCAAATGAAAAGAATCCCTATTTCTGGCGTGAATCATTGCTATTCTGGTTCCATCAGGAGAACTCTTCATATAACCGATATTATCGGAAACAAAATCACTTGCGATAACCGGACCTATGTTGGTAACAACGGGTGTAGCATTTACACCAGTATCGGTAACGAGATAAGCATAAAACGCGTCACTTTCTCTCTCATGGGTGATGACCCATATATCTCTGCCATTAGCATGTTTTATTGCGGTTACTTTTTCCAAGGTTGGTGCAACGAGTTGCACGTTCTTCTCCACCACATCACCCAGACCACCATTTAAGGTCATGTCCACGGTGGAATAGTTTAACCCCTTAAAGTCTGCCTGGCTATCTACGACGAAAATAACGTAGTCTGTAGATGATCCTGGTACAGGTACGATCATCGCAGACTGCGTACTGGAGAAACTACCTTTTAATCCCCTTCCATTAGGCATGATGGAATGGTCTCTAGCCCAGACCTTCACACCATCGGTATAAAACTGCAACCTCCCAGATCGGTCAGCTATAGAGGCAGACCCTTCTTGTGTGGTCATTTGGCTATTATTCAATGGGACAGGTACGCCACTGTTAAAATCCAGTCCAGCTTTATCACCAAAATACCAGATATTGGCCTCACCTTGTGCTACTAATATCTGGCTAGAAATGCATAGGATTAAAACGGCAATGATCTTTTTCATTGGTACTTAGAGTTCGAAAGCAAGTTAAGGCAAACGATCTATTTAGTAGTGTTGTGATGGGATTTCGCTTTCGCGAAAGCAGAGCAACTTCAAAGTCTTAATTCCAATCCACTGTAAACACAACTTCTAGATCTATCGATGGCACAGAAAGAGTTACTTCACTAGGACGAGTATCTGCAAAATCAGAAAGTCTGAATTCACGCTCAAACGGTGGTGCTTGCATCAAGTCTTGCACAAAATTGCCATCATCATCGGCCATGGTATATAAAATTCTAAATTCTGGGTTAATGTAAAGTTCCGCGTTGGTAAGATCCCAGGTCAGGTCTCCTTGATTTTGCTTTACCGGAGATCTGTACCATTCGTTAGCCCCATTGACATCGCCATTGCGTATATCCACTCCAGGTTTCAGTAAAACAAAAAATACATCTGCCAAACGATTAGGGTCAGTTTCTGGAAATTCTGGATCTAGCGTGGTATCGATTCCTGCAAAAGAGTTGATTTTTATCTGATTAATTTTAACGGAATTACCTCTAGAGATATTTGGAGTGTAGGTAGTATCAAACTCATTACCGTCCTCGTCCTTGGCACGAAAATATACAGTAGAATTCATGCCCAATTTATCAAACTTAAAAAAACGGGTTTGTGAACTTCCTTGATCTGAAAAGGCAGTAGTGCTGGTTTGAAAATTATCAAATGATATGGTCAGGCTAGCCATTGGTTTTGATGAGTTTATCATCACGGGTACAACCTCATCCACAACCGCAGTGTTCGTGGCAGAAAGTTGAATATTGAAATCTTCAGGGACAACTTCAGGGTCCATTGAATCATCACTGGGCCCACAGGACGCTAATAGGATAAAAATTACAAAGTAAAAAAAGTTATTTTTCATTAAATAGATGGGTTTCATGATGGTAAAACGATTAAAGTCCCGATATATTCTTTTTAAGATTTATGGATATGACGGTAATTGTTGAATGTTAGCCATCGCTGGTGTTGGTGGATAAATTACTTCCTTATTTAGCATTAGGAAATCTTTATAACTCAAATCATATCTCTTAAGAACCCTATAGTTCAAACGTAAACTCTCAAATGTGCTAGATTCAATGACCTCTGGGTGAAAGAAATAAACAGATAAAGTATCAGTCGGTAATTCCGAGAATGTTTCTTTCGAACTTCTGAAACCACCAGTGCTTAGAGTAGTGTATGGAGCAATTACCGACAGTAGATTACGATTTAGGGTTATAGAGGTATCAGGATATACAATACCGGCATTTGTATTAGCTTCATAGAAAAATACACCATGATTAGATTGATTGATGTAATCGAATTTATCAGTTTCTTCTAGCTCACAGCTCGCACTAAGTAAAACTGTCGCAAAAAGTATATAGATCGTTTTAATCACTTTCATTTCTTATTATACAATAATAGAGCATACCTCC includes these proteins:
- a CDS encoding fasciclin domain-containing protein produces the protein MNFKNILRVGMLSAAIAIVSCGPSKSMEGDKMMNNEKTVMVGGAAMYPSKNIVENAVNSKDHTTLVAAVKAADLVGTLQGEGPFTVFAPTNAAFDKLPTGTVESLLKPESKSALQGVLTYHVVAGNYSAKKIIDAINQNNGSFTVTTVNGQELEASLKGGKVILTDSNGGTSTVTIADVNQSNGVIHVVDTVLLPA
- a CDS encoding PepSY-associated TM helix domain-containing protein, producing MTFKQIIRSIHKILGLASGTAVFIVAITGALWAFKDEVKALSDDYKYVTVRDQPVLTPTMVKELAAEMYPGKSLHGTVYNEPGESIEAIFYQESPLFYRSIFLNPYTGKLLHTEDHLTGFFAWVLDGHMHLWLPDKIGEQVVGVAILIFLIMLISGIILWWPKRRKGLKQRLSFQWKDTTRWKRKNFDLHSIGGFYICVFALIFAVSGLAMSYDWFQAGIYKILGGEKEVTFMIPDSPYEFSNKGNVQPIDRLLPQLWEQYPEADNFEIHYPHAPTSSIYVEVSNTDGVYYDSDYLFFDQTTLAPITSKTIYSTYKDLELSDKILRMNFDIHVGAIAGLPGKILAFLLSILIASLPVTGFLIYWESSKRKAKGGSKCFFEIIAKWNYLMCPERPVNRLFLMLYCESKVFN
- a CDS encoding T9SS type B sorting domain-containing protein: MKKIIAVLILCISSQILVAQGEANIWYFGDKAGLDFNSGVPVPLNNSQMTTQEGSASIADRSGRLQFYTDGVKVWARDHSIMPNGRGLKGSFSSTQSAMIVPVPGSSTDYVIFVVDSQADFKGLNYSTVDMTLNGGLGDVVEKNVQLVAPTLEKVTAIKHANGRDIWVITHERESDAFYAYLVTDTGVNATPVVTNIGPVIASDFVSDNIGYMKSSPDGTRIAMIHARNRDSFHLVDFDASTGVVSNFMNIPDSRGNYGVEFSQNSQVLYTTDINSTGNGIIQYDITKSTPFEISLTIKRLADPVPGSGWGALQLATDGKIYATRVPNDTINDQIKTLSVINNPDVLGSGANFELDAIDLGQGAARLGLPPFIQSFFSVAFESENFCLGDTTEFRLSSSLDTFDSVLWDFGDGNTSTVENPTHIYSAAGIYEVTLTVNAGGESSTETQEIEIFEQPVANPVEDIAICDVDNDGFAAFDLTQWNSVLLGSQDPAQFNVTYFASQTDLDNNTPIQDPTAYINSNTFTAQEIIAQVTNNDNDDCAAFAKANIQVFESAVLAADIPNLVFCDNTSVGTDADGRTLFDLTTHENSFLANSSNTVFDIAYFEDSGLATPIADPANYGNLTRSQQIYFTASNPDNNDCQTVGSFTIEVEELPNVNPVISLEQCDDDQDGFSVFNLEETKEEISSNASNEVFTFYSSLTDAEQGVNSITDPTDYTNQTVSSDLVFARVESQAGCYRTAEIQLTVTTTQIPDSFLREFYACDDGADITDGVATFDFSSVVPEIENQFPSGQQLVIRFYRNENDALRELNAIADVSNYQNAGYRDQQEIYVRADSEIDNDCLGLGHHITLNVTRQPELVTITIPDQCDTDDDGLYEFDTSDLENQLTGNDPAFSITYTDQNGTTLSSPLPNPFVTGSQTLTARVETNAIAGNTATCFVEIPLEFNVRTAPQAQPVDDLRACGSDQDGLYEFDLTQIEQGIINGQAGAEIRYFRTDGSEITLTADKTFISTGERITARLSSSEENSCFTETSFNLIVDQQPVANAVDDVFLCLDPSVPLTNDFDLTEFDGVILGNQTAASFTIEYYESAADAIAKVNPITTDYTVNNRNTEVFARISNVANETCYEVTSFSLGVYRMPVANSPDELEVCENQNGGPVTVDLNVQTDAILNGQSEVDVIVSYYLSLTDAEAGINEIASGLLETDQSIEVFVRSENFLLEDCYDTTSFQVELVARPILDLETEYPLCNSLNSLEIEFDGAYDRIEWSTGSTTNLVSITEPGSYSVTVYNEYDTVICETYREFTVVPSIVPEIERIDVQDFSQNSNSIEVVLSSQGSFEYSIDGFSFQRSNVFEGLDAGTYEVTVRDISGCGVSTETVIILDYPRFFTPNGDGFNDTWHIENAVADPASQVFIFDRYGKLLGRLTAADQGWNGTFNGEPLPSSDYWFEYQMSDGRSFRGHFSLKR